In Nicotiana tabacum cultivar K326 chromosome 19, ASM71507v2, whole genome shotgun sequence, one DNA window encodes the following:
- the LOC142173506 gene encoding uncharacterized protein LOC142173506 → MDAEVVYALEKLGTKVKWPPKMRSDLSTRKSDSLCEFYEERKHKIEDCIALRQEVANMLHQGHLKELLGDKHRNTLARGRERQGPPKPPSPAHIIYMIIDGSDDASTNDIKFTTTHKLKRSITHERYDRLEESIIFDESDADSLTFPHNDAFVITLRILYTDVKRIMIDDES, encoded by the exons atggatgcag AGGTGGTCTACGCCCTTGAGAAGCTTGGAACAAAGGTGAAATGGCCACCAAAGATGAGGTCTGATCTGAGCACCAGGAAATCTGACTCTCTCTGCGAATTCTACGAGGAACGCAAAcacaaaatagaagattgcatcgccctaaggCAAGAGGTAGCGAACATGCTACATCAAGGGCACCTCAAAGAACTGCTCGGCGACAAACACAGAAATACCTTAGCAAGGGGTCGAGAACGCCAAGGCCCACCAAAGCCACCTTCACCAGCTCATATCATCTATATGATTATTGATGGAAGCGACGATGCCTCCACAAATGACATCAAGTTCACCACCACCCACAAGCTCAAAAGATCGATtacccacgaacggtatgatagactcgaagaaagtatcatcttcgatgagTCAGATGCTGatagtttgactttccctcacAATGATGCCTTTGTCATTACTTTACGAATTTTATATACTGATGTTAAACGAATTATGATCGATGACGAAAGTTGA